One Pecten maximus chromosome 16, xPecMax1.1, whole genome shotgun sequence DNA window includes the following coding sequences:
- the LOC117314716 gene encoding LOW QUALITY PROTEIN: putative nuclease HARBI1 (The sequence of the model RefSeq protein was modified relative to this genomic sequence to represent the inferred CDS: deleted 2 bases in 1 codon) produces MECLMEATQHLTTHLREDRTKTEGYFEETIPNYLPDDFTRFFKMNRETFDVLCQHLSECEQLKQRVCAGGREPIPMEKKVLMTIRYLSSMDNTIRSLSDRFGVTDSSFLKCREQVINAINSSLKKFIKWPTTGDYLSISERFNDTGSYIYEFPNIIGAIDGSHIPIEAPAEDANAYYNRKGFHSILLQGICTHDLYFISINVGWPGRVHDAKVFNNSSICENGFRLCNNGEYHILGDGAYPLKEWLLTPYKDNGHLTRQQTLFNKALSSKRQVIERAFALLKGRFRKLRYLNCKSIRTTCDIVTAAGVIHNICIIQNDLDGIEELMAVDELQTDDDNVINERENSHLGITKRLQITNSLAVNH; encoded by the exons ATGGAATGCTTGATGGAGGCGACTCAACACCTCACAACGCA TTTACGAGAAGATCGAACAAAAACAGAAGGGTATTTTGAAGAAACAATCCCGAACTACTTACCAGATGACTTCACAAGGTTTTTTAAAATGAATCGTGAAACATTTGATGTCCTTTGTCAACACCTTAGTGAATGTGAACAGTTAAAACAACGTGTATGTGCAGGAGGTAGAGAACCGATTCCGATGGAGAAGAAGGTACTGATGACCATTCGTTATTTGTCGTCAATggat aatacaatacgtaGTTTAAGTGACAGATTTGGTGTAACCGATTCTTCGTTTTTGAAGTGTAGGGAACAAGTAATTAATGCAATTAACTCTTCATTGAAGAAATTCATCAAATGGCCAACGACTGGTGATTATTTGTCAATATCAGAACGCTTCAATGATAcaggttcatatatatatgaatttccAAATATCATTGGAGCAATAGATGGGTCACACATCCCAATCGAAGCTCCAGCAGAGGATGCTAATGCATATTACAACAGGAAAGGATTCCACTCCATTCTTTTGCAGGGCATCTGCACACATGACTTGTATTTTATAAGTATAAATGTCGGTTGGCCAGGTCGTGTTCATGATGCAAAGGTTTTCAACAATTCCAGCATTTGTGAAAACGGATTCAGACTTTGCAATAATGGAGAATACCATATTTTGGGGGATGGTGCATATCCATTAAAAGAATGGCTTCTTACCCCATATAAAGATAATGGTCACCTTACAAGACAACAAACACTGTTCAACAAAGCTTTATCATCAAAGAGGCAGGTGATTGAACGTGCCTTTGCATTGCTCAAAGGACGTTTTCGTAAACTGAGGTATTTGAACTGTAAATCCATCAGAACAACTTGTGATATTGTTACTGCTGCTGGTGTGATACACAACATttgtatcatacaaaatgaTTTGGATGGTATAGAGGAACTAATGGCAGTGGATGAACTTCAAACAGATGATGATAATGTTATCAACGAGAGGGAAAATTCCCATTTAGGGATAACGAAGAGGTTACAAATAACTAACAGCCTTGCAGTAAATCATTGA